One window of the Posidoniimonas polymericola genome contains the following:
- a CDS encoding beta-ketoacyl-[acyl-carrier-protein] synthase family protein: MRNRVVITGVGCVTPLGTTVPELWENLLAGKSSVRNTTLFDASKFPTNIASEVRDWSIAAVGEDPAVWEKRGRHTRFAIGAAKQAMEDSGAAGTVEPTRMGVYLGAGEGQQDFAAFSAMMTAAIKQGDFNLTSFVQEGLKLLDPVEELEQEPNMPAAYVAAQFDAQGPNFNCLTACAASSQAIGEATEIIRRGEADVMISGGAHSMIHPFGVTGFNLLTALSERNDEPHRASRPFDRNRDGFVLGEGAAMLVLEEYEHAKARGAQIYGELIGYGATADAFRITDTHPEGRGATSCIKMALKDAGLGTGDIDYVNAHGTSTTVNDKVETLSLKQALGEDDARATPVSSTKSMMGHLIAAAGATELIISLMAIKDNKLPATINYETPDPNCDLDYIPNEARDQKCNVVLSNSFGFGGQNITLIARGV, encoded by the coding sequence ATGCGTAACCGAGTTGTCATCACCGGAGTTGGCTGCGTCACCCCGCTGGGGACCACCGTCCCCGAGCTGTGGGAGAACCTGCTAGCCGGCAAGAGCAGCGTGCGCAATACCACGCTGTTCGACGCGTCGAAGTTCCCGACCAATATCGCATCGGAGGTGCGTGACTGGTCGATCGCCGCGGTGGGCGAAGACCCGGCCGTGTGGGAGAAGCGCGGCCGGCACACCCGCTTCGCGATCGGGGCCGCCAAGCAGGCCATGGAAGACTCCGGGGCCGCCGGCACGGTCGAGCCGACCCGGATGGGCGTCTACCTGGGCGCCGGCGAGGGGCAGCAGGACTTCGCCGCCTTCAGCGCGATGATGACCGCCGCTATCAAGCAGGGCGACTTCAACCTCACGTCGTTCGTGCAGGAGGGCTTGAAGCTGCTCGACCCGGTCGAGGAGCTCGAGCAGGAACCGAACATGCCGGCCGCGTACGTCGCGGCGCAGTTCGACGCCCAGGGCCCCAACTTCAACTGCCTGACCGCCTGCGCGGCCAGCAGCCAGGCCATCGGCGAGGCGACCGAGATCATCCGCCGGGGCGAGGCCGACGTCATGATCTCTGGCGGCGCGCACAGCATGATCCACCCGTTCGGCGTCACGGGGTTCAACCTGCTCACGGCCCTGTCCGAGCGGAACGACGAGCCCCACCGCGCCAGCCGGCCGTTCGACCGCAACCGCGACGGCTTCGTGCTCGGCGAGGGGGCCGCGATGCTGGTCCTCGAGGAGTACGAGCACGCCAAGGCCCGCGGCGCGCAGATCTACGGCGAGCTGATCGGCTACGGCGCCACCGCCGACGCCTTCCGCATCACCGACACCCACCCCGAGGGCCGCGGGGCCACCAGCTGCATCAAGATGGCGCTGAAGGACGCCGGCCTGGGCACGGGCGACATCGACTACGTCAACGCCCACGGCACCAGCACCACCGTCAACGACAAGGTCGAGACCCTCAGCCTCAAGCAGGCCCTCGGCGAGGACGACGCCCGCGCCACGCCGGTCTCGAGCACCAAGAGCATGATGGGGCACCTGATCGCCGCGGCGGGCGCGACCGAGCTGATCATCAGCCTGATGGCGATCAAGGACAACAAGCTGCCGGCCACCATCAACTACGAAACGCCCGACCCCAACTGCGACCTCGACTACATCCCCAACGAGGCCCGCGACCAGAAGTGCAACGTGGTGCTGTCGAACAGCTTCGGCTTCGGCGGCCAGAACATCACGCTGATCGCCCGCGGCGTGTAG
- a CDS encoding 3-hydroxyacyl-ACP dehydratase FabZ family protein yields MRWFWVDRFTEYVAGSHAVGVKGVTLSEEHLHDHWESYPVMPNTLIAEGMAQTSGLLISELYEFKELVVLAKFTKLEFNGLVRPGETLTYRAEVGATKEVGAQATVTATVGDRDQARAEIFFARMQAGAASAQGLPSRLFDPQDLAHWLQITDVFKVGVHQDGSPMQPGDYGLPVYA; encoded by the coding sequence ATGCGCTGGTTCTGGGTCGATCGATTCACCGAGTACGTCGCGGGGTCGCACGCGGTGGGGGTCAAGGGCGTGACCCTCAGCGAGGAGCACCTGCACGACCACTGGGAGTCGTACCCGGTGATGCCCAACACGCTGATCGCCGAGGGGATGGCGCAGACCTCCGGCCTGCTGATCAGCGAGCTGTACGAGTTCAAAGAGCTGGTGGTGCTGGCAAAGTTCACCAAGCTGGAGTTCAACGGCCTTGTCCGCCCGGGCGAGACCCTGACCTACCGCGCCGAGGTCGGGGCCACCAAGGAAGTGGGCGCCCAGGCGACCGTGACCGCTACCGTTGGCGACCGCGACCAGGCTCGGGCGGAGATCTTCTTCGCCCGCATGCAGGCCGGCGCCGCCAGCGCCCAGGGGCTGCCGAGCCGGCTGTTCGACCCCCAGGACCTGGCCCACTGGCTGCAGATCACCGACGTCTTTAAGGTTGGCGTGCACCAGGACGGCAGCCCGATGCAGCCGGGCGACTACGGCCTTCCCGTGTATGCCTGA
- a CDS encoding acyl carrier protein: protein MPTQEEIFAKVQEALVDALGVEEDEVTPEAKLQADLDAESIDFLDIVFRLEKAFDIKIERGELFPEDILTDANYVKDGKVTDEGLVKLKERMPFADLAAFEANPVVQNLGKQLTVQDMVRFVEHKLAQ from the coding sequence ATGCCTACCCAAGAAGAAATCTTCGCCAAGGTCCAGGAAGCCCTCGTTGACGCGTTGGGCGTCGAGGAGGACGAGGTCACGCCGGAGGCCAAGCTGCAGGCCGACCTGGACGCCGAGAGCATCGACTTCCTGGACATCGTGTTCCGCCTGGAGAAGGCGTTCGACATCAAGATCGAGCGTGGCGAGCTGTTCCCCGAGGACATCCTGACCGACGCCAACTACGTCAAGGACGGCAAGGTCACCGACGAGGGCCTGGTAAAGCTGAAGGAGCGGATGCCGTTCGCCGACCTGGCTGCCTTCGAGGCGAACCCGGTCGTGCAGAACCTCGGCAAGCAGCTCACCGTGCAGGACATGGTCCGCTTCGTCGAGCACAAGCTGGCCCAATAG
- a CDS encoding 3-hydroxyacyl-ACP dehydratase FabZ family protein, with translation MRFWLIDAIEEFVPGERIVTHKNVAYSEEYLQDHFPEFPVLPGVFMLEAATQSAAWLLRLTDNYQHTIISLKEAKNIKYADFVSPGSRLTITAEIFKQDDREVGFKVTGKVGESTSLSGRIVLERYCLSDDDPAMIESDERLRTSLKKWSKAIVNPTLQATLGGA, from the coding sequence ATGCGTTTTTGGCTGATAGACGCGATCGAAGAGTTCGTGCCCGGCGAGCGGATCGTCACGCACAAGAATGTTGCGTACAGCGAGGAGTACCTGCAGGACCACTTCCCCGAGTTCCCGGTGCTGCCGGGCGTGTTCATGCTCGAGGCGGCGACCCAGTCGGCCGCGTGGCTGCTGCGGCTGACGGACAACTACCAGCACACGATCATCTCGCTGAAAGAAGCGAAGAACATCAAGTACGCCGACTTCGTGTCGCCGGGCAGCCGGCTCACGATCACCGCCGAGATCTTCAAGCAGGACGATCGCGAGGTTGGGTTCAAAGTAACCGGCAAGGTAGGCGAGAGCACGTCGCTGAGCGGACGGATCGTGCTAGAACGCTACTGCCTGAGCGACGACGACCCGGCGATGATCGAGTCCGACGAGCGGCTGCGGACCTCGCTGAAGAAGTGGTCCAAGGCGATCGTTAACCCGACGCTCCAGGCCACGCTCGGCGGCGCCTAA
- a CDS encoding DUF6688 family protein encodes MDSEPTQPAPSPEPYPDPDLLPWPRFGRLLMFFWGVLAPVAFLIFLAAENPFSADVWQSGKLGHYAMLLLTWPSPALVYLFVLAAAYAMVLWLFGPQRDQGSPWVLAGLLTGVVVWLELYVLWFCGLCVDEGALSFVGLHMAAPIVAVLWPLPLLLLIRVCQPIIGDERIAILALMLVLGFMVVLTSEATPAIYLGLAVFTAPVLALACYCRAAWLACQSLRSDKYRLPLKAVFGLFAWFSMHLAAWRYAVNSMLTLYAQAPTEEPVTCFVASAAARGHARLVGAWPAGSGRVTRQLQRLKALELVLAVTSPAAHRLVRRHYNQWGPRAARRLTTPWLADAAYLLLKPCEWLAALVVLPAAGVRQREVSRLYEAEDQ; translated from the coding sequence TTGGACAGCGAACCCACCCAGCCCGCTCCCTCCCCAGAGCCGTACCCAGACCCCGACCTGCTCCCCTGGCCGCGGTTCGGGCGGCTGCTGATGTTCTTCTGGGGCGTGCTGGCGCCAGTGGCCTTCCTGATCTTTCTCGCAGCCGAGAATCCATTCAGCGCGGATGTGTGGCAGTCGGGGAAGCTGGGCCACTACGCAATGCTGCTGCTGACCTGGCCGAGCCCGGCCCTGGTTTACCTTTTTGTGCTGGCGGCGGCCTACGCGATGGTGCTGTGGCTGTTCGGACCGCAACGCGATCAGGGCAGCCCGTGGGTGCTGGCTGGCTTACTGACCGGCGTCGTGGTGTGGCTGGAGTTGTACGTGCTCTGGTTCTGCGGCCTCTGTGTCGATGAAGGCGCCCTCTCCTTCGTGGGCTTGCACATGGCCGCGCCCATTGTGGCGGTGCTCTGGCCATTGCCGTTGCTCCTACTGATCCGCGTGTGCCAGCCGATCATCGGGGACGAGCGGATCGCGATCCTTGCGCTGATGCTAGTTCTCGGCTTCATGGTAGTGTTGACTTCCGAAGCCACACCCGCCATCTATCTTGGCCTCGCAGTCTTTACCGCGCCCGTCCTCGCGCTAGCGTGCTACTGTCGCGCGGCTTGGTTGGCGTGCCAGTCCCTCCGCAGCGACAAGTATCGGTTGCCGCTGAAGGCCGTGTTCGGCCTCTTTGCGTGGTTCTCGATGCACCTGGCGGCGTGGCGGTACGCGGTCAACTCGATGCTGACGCTCTATGCGCAGGCGCCTACCGAAGAGCCGGTCACATGCTTCGTCGCCTCGGCCGCGGCGCGGGGGCATGCACGGTTGGTAGGGGCGTGGCCGGCGGGCAGCGGCCGGGTGACGCGGCAGTTGCAGCGGCTCAAGGCGCTGGAGCTGGTCCTCGCCGTGACATCTCCCGCGGCGCACCGACTCGTTCGGCGGCACTACAACCAGTGGGGCCCCCGCGCCGCGCGGCGGCTCACGACCCCGTGGCTCGCCGACGCGGCCTACCTGCTGCTGAAGCCATGCGAGTGGCTCGCGGCGCTGGTCGTGCTGCCGGCCGCTGGAGTGCGACAGCGCGAAGTGTCGCGGCTGTACGAAGCCGAAGACCAGTAG
- a CDS encoding SGNH/GDSL hydrolase family protein encodes MPPIRAARAVLAIALATLLLPPARSHAADAVAEVAGVTLGPYEYETKPDDPAFAQFFPRKAPAAGPLLLKEGDRLAVCGDSITEQRKYSRIIEGYLTACTPQLGVTVRQYGWSGEKTDGFLRRMEQDCLRFDPTVATLCYGMNDARYRPFDVTNGRWYEDHYRAIVRRFKQEGVRVVVGTPGCAGKTASWVASRSGTLDQQNVALCALRDIAIGVAESEDCRLADVFWPMLQAQVFAPGQHGATEQNPYEVAGADGIHPGWAGHVVMAYAFLKAMGLDGQIGVLEIDLAGNTAHASDGHTITPLAPGRFRVTSTRYPFCATGDPDDDNSIHSGMTLVPFDEELNRLTLKVSGGAAEQYRVTWGDSTAEFTAEQLAKGVNLAAEFIDNPFCEAFFRVDNAVEVKQAFETEQVKRVFHGERGRQDFDRAVRETEAERAPLAAAVANAMQPVEHEIRLEPLNE; translated from the coding sequence ATGCCGCCGATCCGCGCCGCCCGTGCTGTTCTCGCCATCGCCCTCGCTACGCTGCTCTTGCCGCCCGCGCGAAGCCACGCCGCGGACGCCGTGGCGGAGGTCGCCGGCGTCACGCTCGGGCCCTACGAGTACGAGACCAAGCCCGACGACCCGGCCTTCGCGCAGTTCTTCCCCCGCAAGGCGCCCGCCGCGGGGCCGCTGCTGCTGAAGGAGGGCGACCGGCTGGCGGTCTGCGGCGACTCGATTACCGAGCAGCGGAAGTACTCGCGGATCATCGAGGGTTACCTGACCGCCTGCACGCCGCAGCTCGGCGTCACCGTGCGGCAGTACGGCTGGAGCGGCGAGAAGACCGACGGCTTCCTCCGCCGCATGGAGCAGGACTGCCTGCGTTTCGACCCGACCGTGGCGACCCTGTGCTACGGCATGAACGACGCGCGCTACCGCCCGTTCGACGTCACCAACGGCCGCTGGTACGAGGACCACTACCGCGCGATCGTCCGCCGCTTCAAGCAAGAGGGCGTGCGGGTGGTGGTCGGCACGCCCGGCTGCGCCGGCAAGACGGCGTCGTGGGTCGCTTCGCGGTCCGGCACTCTCGACCAGCAGAACGTCGCGCTGTGCGCGCTGCGCGACATCGCGATCGGCGTCGCCGAGTCGGAGGACTGCCGCCTGGCGGACGTGTTCTGGCCGATGCTGCAGGCGCAGGTGTTCGCGCCCGGCCAGCACGGCGCTACCGAGCAGAACCCCTACGAGGTCGCCGGAGCCGACGGCATCCACCCCGGCTGGGCGGGCCACGTGGTGATGGCGTACGCGTTCCTCAAGGCGATGGGGCTCGACGGGCAGATCGGCGTCCTCGAGATCGACCTCGCGGGCAACACGGCCCACGCCTCCGACGGGCACACGATCACCCCACTCGCCCCTGGCCGCTTCCGCGTCACCAGCACCCGCTACCCGTTCTGCGCGACCGGCGACCCCGACGACGACAACTCGATCCACTCGGGCATGACCCTCGTGCCATTCGACGAGGAGCTCAACCGACTGACGCTGAAGGTCAGTGGCGGCGCCGCCGAGCAGTACCGTGTTACCTGGGGAGACTCGACCGCAGAGTTCACTGCCGAGCAGCTTGCCAAGGGCGTGAACCTGGCCGCTGAGTTCATCGACAACCCGTTCTGCGAGGCGTTCTTCCGCGTTGACAACGCGGTGGAGGTCAAACAGGCGTTCGAGACCGAGCAGGTCAAACGGGTCTTCCACGGCGAGCGCGGCCGCCAAGACTTCGACCGCGCAGTCCGCGAGACCGAGGCCGAACGGGCCCCGCTGGCCGCCGCGGTGGCCAACGCCATGCAGCCGGTCGAGCACGAGATCCGCCTTGAGCCGCTCAACGAATAG
- a CDS encoding DUF4956 domain-containing protein encodes MEIFDTPLYDDDFIKLVVRFAWNLLFLMLVVRFALHPNRAEREFTFTAVLLNITVFFICFTLKKLDIGLGMALGLFAIFGVLRYRTDAIRTKEMTYLFLLIGIAVINSLSGKQTSHLELLAVNTTMLVAAMFAERVVWAALSREAKKPKVKQVKRQTVEYDRIELLAPERYDELLADLRARTGLPVVKVQVKTIDLRLGGASLVLNLDPSALPVDEDDSDLE; translated from the coding sequence ATGGAAATCTTTGATACCCCCCTCTACGACGACGACTTCATCAAACTTGTTGTCCGGTTCGCCTGGAACCTGCTTTTTCTGATGCTCGTGGTGCGGTTCGCGTTGCACCCCAACCGGGCCGAGCGCGAGTTCACGTTCACCGCGGTGCTGCTGAACATCACGGTGTTCTTTATCTGCTTTACGCTGAAGAAGCTCGACATCGGGCTTGGGATGGCGCTCGGCCTGTTCGCCATCTTCGGCGTGCTCCGCTACCGCACCGACGCCATCCGCACCAAGGAGATGACCTACCTTTTCTTGCTGATCGGCATCGCGGTGATCAACTCGCTGTCGGGCAAGCAGACCAGCCACCTCGAGCTGCTGGCGGTCAACACGACGATGCTAGTCGCCGCGATGTTCGCCGAGCGGGTCGTCTGGGCGGCCCTGTCGCGGGAGGCCAAGAAGCCCAAGGTCAAGCAGGTCAAACGCCAGACCGTCGAGTACGACCGCATCGAACTGCTCGCCCCCGAGCGGTACGACGAGCTGCTGGCCGACCTCCGCGCCCGCACCGGCCTGCCGGTCGTGAAGGTTCAGGTGAAGACCATCGACCTGCGGCTCGGCGGCGCGTCGCTGGTGCTGAACCTCGACCCGTCGGCCCTGCCGGTGGACGAGGACGACAGCGACCTCGAGTAG
- a CDS encoding CotH kinase family protein has translation MNRRLLGIALMTCGGLVAVGLYAQPPEFDGPPGFDGPQPRFDGPPGFDGPPRFEGPPSFGGGPGGRGFGGPMGRPDLKLVKKFDANEDGWLNREERDAAREELANQPQRGPFGRGGGRRGRGPFGGVDQQPPQPGPEMNPADVESYPDAELYDTSVLRTLFLDFESDDWESELEAFKPTDVEVPARLTVDGNTYENVGVSFRGMSSFMMVPAGKKRSLNLSVDMVDKEQRLYGHKTLNLLNASGDPSLLSTVLYSHIAREHIPAPEANLARVVINGEYWGVYTNVQQFNKVFAEENYGSSTAVRWKVSGSPNGDGGLRYTGDDLAEYRRRYTIKSKDDDESWQALVELCRTLNETPLDQLEAQLTPLLDIDAALWFLALDVALVNSDGYWTRASDYSLLRDEDGRFHVIPHDMNEAFALHGGPGGPGGPGGFRPPRGAGPPPGFDGPPPFGPPLGFDGPPPAGGPGDFQGPRQRSDRQARNDDQRQQGDRRRGRGGRGGGPGHGGPDLDPLVGLDNDRTPLRSRLLAVPELRERYLQHVRDIAQTQLDWRTLGPLVAQIRGQVAGSVEQDTRKLSTYDAFIQATSPDAGLDGSLRGFCDARREFLLNYKAPR, from the coding sequence ATGAACCGGCGTCTGCTTGGCATTGCCCTTATGACCTGCGGCGGCCTCGTCGCGGTCGGCCTGTACGCCCAACCGCCTGAGTTCGACGGGCCCCCAGGATTCGACGGGCCGCAGCCACGTTTCGATGGTCCCCCGGGCTTTGACGGGCCTCCGCGGTTTGAGGGGCCCCCCAGTTTCGGTGGCGGTCCTGGCGGGCGGGGCTTCGGTGGCCCGATGGGCCGGCCCGACCTGAAGCTCGTCAAGAAATTCGACGCCAACGAGGACGGCTGGCTCAACCGGGAAGAACGCGACGCCGCCCGTGAGGAACTCGCCAACCAGCCGCAGCGCGGCCCGTTTGGCCGCGGGGGTGGCCGGCGCGGGCGTGGGCCTTTCGGCGGGGTCGACCAGCAACCCCCGCAGCCGGGGCCAGAGATGAACCCAGCCGACGTCGAGTCCTATCCCGACGCCGAGCTGTACGACACGTCGGTCCTGCGGACGCTGTTCCTTGACTTCGAGTCGGACGACTGGGAGTCGGAGCTCGAGGCCTTCAAGCCGACCGACGTCGAGGTCCCCGCCCGGCTGACCGTCGACGGCAACACCTACGAGAACGTCGGCGTCAGCTTCCGCGGCATGTCGTCGTTCATGATGGTCCCGGCGGGCAAGAAGCGGTCGCTCAACCTGTCGGTCGATATGGTCGACAAGGAGCAGCGACTCTACGGCCACAAGACGCTGAACCTGCTGAACGCGTCGGGCGACCCGTCGCTGCTGAGCACGGTGCTCTACTCGCACATCGCGCGGGAGCACATCCCCGCTCCCGAAGCAAACCTGGCCCGCGTGGTGATCAACGGCGAGTACTGGGGCGTGTACACCAACGTTCAGCAGTTCAACAAGGTGTTCGCCGAGGAGAACTACGGCTCGTCGACGGCCGTGCGGTGGAAGGTCTCGGGCAGCCCGAACGGCGACGGCGGGCTGCGCTACACCGGCGACGACCTGGCCGAGTACCGTCGGCGGTACACAATCAAGTCGAAGGACGACGACGAGTCGTGGCAGGCCCTGGTGGAGCTCTGCCGCACGCTCAACGAGACGCCGCTCGACCAGCTCGAGGCGCAACTAACCCCGCTGCTCGACATCGACGCGGCGCTGTGGTTCTTGGCGCTCGACGTGGCGCTCGTCAACAGCGACGGCTACTGGACACGCGCCAGCGACTACAGCCTGCTGCGCGACGAGGACGGCCGGTTCCATGTCATCCCGCACGACATGAACGAGGCGTTCGCCCTGCACGGTGGCCCGGGCGGCCCCGGCGGTCCAGGTGGCTTCCGCCCGCCCCGCGGTGCGGGACCGCCTCCCGGGTTTGACGGGCCGCCGCCGTTTGGACCTCCGCTCGGGTTTGATGGTCCGCCTCCGGCCGGGGGGCCAGGCGACTTCCAGGGTCCGCGCCAGCGCTCGGACCGCCAGGCCCGCAACGACGACCAACGTCAACAGGGCGACCGACGCCGCGGACGCGGCGGGCGGGGTGGCGGACCCGGCCACGGCGGTCCCGACCTCGACCCGCTGGTCGGCCTCGACAACGACCGCACGCCGCTCCGCAGCCGGTTGCTGGCTGTGCCCGAGCTCCGCGAGCGGTACCTGCAGCACGTCCGCGACATCGCCCAGACGCAACTCGACTGGCGGACGCTGGGGCCGCTGGTTGCGCAGATCCGCGGGCAGGTCGCCGGCTCGGTCGAGCAGGACACGCGCAAGTTGTCGACCTACGATGCGTTTATTCAGGCGACCTCGCCCGACGCCGGCTTGGACGGTTCGCTCAGAGGATTCTGCGACGCCCGACGTGAGTTCTTGTTAAACTACAAGGCTCCCCGGTAG